The following are from one region of the Stigmatella ashevillena genome:
- a CDS encoding SulP family inorganic anion transporter yields the protein MKSNEQKAGSAGSLRTVLASDLPASLVVFLVALPLCMGIALASGAPIMAGLIAGVVGGLVVGLFGGVPLLVSGPAAGLAVMVFGFINELGFAATCAAVAAAGVIQMVLGGMKVARAALGISPAVIHGMLAGIGILIVLGQLHIVLGGAPQSNAWANLRELPGQIMDLHGPATILGVVTIAILVLWQVMPDSRLKKVPGPLVAVVVGSVAAAVWGADVKRVELAGSLFESIRLPELPANWGAFAAAVFSLALVASAESLLSAVATDKLHTGPRANLDKELFAQGMANTLSGLMGGLPITGVIVRSAANIAAGAKTRASAFIHGVWMLLFVSLLGSYLGLVPLTVLAGLLVHVGAKLVNMHHIHELRRRGELVVYVVTVAGVVGINLLAGIGLGFAVAVARLLWRLGRVQVQVKQEGEVHQVRVGGALTFVGVPQLSAALAQVPSGAQVELDLAVETLDHSGYEALESWCQNHRKTGGKVWMEPLEEVWVRKGASASSNKTEVPVSATTTLSSEGV from the coding sequence ATGAAGTCCAACGAGCAGAAGGCCGGCTCTGCCGGCTCGCTCCGGACGGTGCTGGCCAGTGACTTGCCCGCCTCCTTGGTGGTCTTCCTGGTGGCCCTGCCGCTGTGTATGGGCATCGCCCTGGCCTCGGGCGCTCCCATCATGGCCGGGCTCATCGCCGGGGTGGTGGGCGGCCTGGTGGTGGGCTTGTTCGGCGGTGTGCCGCTGCTGGTGAGCGGCCCGGCCGCGGGCCTGGCGGTGATGGTGTTCGGCTTCATCAATGAGCTGGGCTTCGCCGCTACGTGCGCCGCGGTGGCCGCCGCGGGCGTCATCCAGATGGTGCTCGGCGGCATGAAGGTGGCGCGCGCCGCGCTGGGCATCTCCCCGGCCGTCATCCACGGCATGCTGGCGGGCATCGGCATCCTCATCGTGCTGGGCCAGCTGCACATCGTGCTGGGAGGCGCGCCGCAGTCCAACGCCTGGGCCAACCTGCGCGAGTTGCCGGGGCAGATCATGGACCTGCATGGCCCCGCGACGATCCTGGGCGTGGTCACCATTGCCATCCTGGTGCTGTGGCAGGTGATGCCCGACAGCCGCCTCAAGAAGGTGCCCGGACCGCTGGTGGCGGTGGTGGTGGGCTCGGTGGCCGCGGCGGTGTGGGGCGCGGACGTGAAGCGGGTGGAGCTGGCTGGGAGCCTCTTCGAGAGCATCCGGCTGCCCGAGCTGCCCGCCAACTGGGGCGCCTTCGCGGCCGCGGTGTTCTCCCTGGCCCTGGTGGCCAGCGCCGAGTCGCTGCTGAGCGCGGTGGCCACGGACAAGCTGCACACCGGCCCGCGCGCCAACCTGGACAAGGAGCTGTTCGCGCAGGGCATGGCCAACACCCTGTCCGGGCTGATGGGCGGCCTGCCCATCACCGGCGTCATCGTGCGCAGCGCGGCCAACATCGCCGCGGGCGCCAAGACGCGCGCGTCCGCCTTCATCCACGGCGTGTGGATGCTGCTCTTCGTGTCCCTGCTGGGCTCCTACCTCGGACTGGTGCCGCTCACCGTGCTGGCCGGTCTGCTCGTCCACGTGGGCGCCAAGCTGGTCAACATGCACCACATCCACGAGCTGCGCCGGCGCGGCGAGCTCGTCGTGTACGTGGTGACGGTGGCCGGCGTGGTGGGCATCAACCTGTTGGCCGGCATCGGGCTGGGCTTCGCGGTGGCGGTGGCGCGGCTGCTGTGGCGGCTGGGCCGGGTGCAGGTGCAGGTGAAGCAGGAGGGTGAGGTGCACCAGGTGCGCGTGGGCGGCGCCCTCACCTTCGTGGGCGTGCCGCAGTTGTCGGCCGCGCTCGCCCAGGTGCCCAGTGGGGCCCAGGTGGAGCTGGACCTCGCGGTGGAGACGCTGGACCACTCCGGCTACGAGGCTCTGGAGAGCTGGTGCCAGAACCACCGCAAGACGGGCGGCAAGGTGTGGATGGAGCCGCTTGAGGAGGTGTGGGTGCGCAAGGGCGCCTCCGCCTCCTCCAACAAGACCGAAGTGCCCGTTTCCGCGACCACAACTCTTTCCTCGGAAGGTGTCTAA
- a CDS encoding sigma-54-dependent transcriptional regulator gives MSTSLLLVDDDRTFSSLAASVLTQEGFRVLTARSLHETRAALAREAPDLVILDRRLPDGDGLTFLPELRTLVPGAVVLMATAHGDIASAVEAIRAGARDYLSKPVELDDLVLRARRAAEDVQLQERLRRAESALEGRHRMLVPRSPAMRHTLQMLERIATSPRSPVLLLGETGVGKEVIARHLHVLREEQGPFVHINCAALPDTMVESELFGHERGAFTDARAARRGLVEVANGGLLFLDEVGELPLALQAKLLTFLDKGAFRRLGGSSELSSTARVVAATNRNLTDEVAAGRFREDLYFRLSVFKVDIPSLRERREDVLPLAESLVAELCAELGRRPVGFSVAARERLERYPFPGNVRELRNVLERALVLEGGPNLELEALAPRSGGPAQTSDPHAFVVAGPPPPLEEIERRYVRHVLERMEGRRMDAARALGISYPTFLRRLGEE, from the coding sequence ATGAGTACCTCCCTGCTCCTGGTGGATGACGACCGGACCTTCTCCTCGCTCGCCGCCTCCGTGCTCACCCAGGAGGGCTTCCGCGTCCTCACCGCGCGCTCGCTGCACGAGACGCGCGCCGCGCTGGCCCGCGAGGCCCCCGACCTGGTCATCCTGGACCGCCGACTGCCAGATGGGGACGGGCTCACCTTCCTGCCGGAGCTGCGCACCCTGGTGCCCGGCGCCGTGGTGCTGATGGCGACGGCGCACGGGGACATCGCCAGTGCGGTGGAGGCCATCCGGGCTGGCGCGCGAGACTACCTGTCCAAGCCGGTGGAGCTGGATGACTTGGTGTTGCGCGCGCGCCGCGCCGCCGAGGACGTGCAACTGCAGGAGCGGCTGCGACGGGCCGAGAGCGCGCTGGAGGGTCGGCACCGCATGCTGGTGCCGCGCTCGCCCGCCATGCGCCACACCCTGCAGATGCTCGAGCGCATCGCCACCTCGCCCCGCAGCCCCGTGCTGCTGCTGGGGGAGACGGGCGTGGGCAAGGAAGTCATCGCCCGCCACCTGCACGTGCTGCGCGAGGAGCAGGGGCCCTTCGTCCACATCAACTGCGCCGCCCTGCCGGACACCATGGTGGAGAGCGAGCTGTTCGGCCACGAGCGCGGCGCCTTCACTGACGCGCGCGCCGCCCGACGCGGTCTGGTGGAGGTGGCCAACGGCGGCCTGCTCTTCCTCGACGAGGTGGGCGAGCTGCCGCTGGCCCTGCAGGCCAAGCTGCTCACCTTCCTGGACAAGGGCGCCTTCCGGCGGCTGGGCGGCAGCAGCGAGCTGAGCAGCACCGCGCGCGTGGTGGCCGCCACCAACCGCAACCTCACCGACGAGGTGGCCGCCGGCCGCTTCCGCGAGGACCTCTACTTCCGCCTGAGCGTCTTCAAGGTGGACATCCCCTCGCTGCGCGAGCGGCGCGAGGACGTGCTGCCACTGGCCGAGTCGCTGGTGGCCGAGCTGTGCGCGGAGCTGGGCCGCCGCCCGGTGGGCTTCTCCGTCGCCGCCCGCGAGCGGCTCGAGCGCTACCCCTTCCCCGGCAACGTGCGCGAGCTGCGCAACGTGCTCGAGCGCGCCCTGGTGCTCGAGGGCGGCCCCAACCTGGAGCTGGAGGCGCTCGCGCCGCGTTCCGGGGGCCCCGCCCAGACGTCCGACCCCCATGCCTTCGTCGTGGCCGGCCCCCCGCCCCCCCTGGAGGAGATCGAGCGGCGGTATGTCCGCCACGTCCTGGAGCGCATGGAGGGGCGCCGGATGGATGCCGCCCGCGCGCTCGGCATCTCCTATCCCACCTTCCTGCGTCGGCTCGGCGAGGAGTAG
- a CDS encoding MGMT family protein, translating into MTPPLPFSEAVRRAVRAIPRGEVRSYAQVALYAGKPGAARGVGRELKTLKGVPWWRVIRSDRTLAPAVAHEQARRLAAEGVQVKQQGEHFRVLA; encoded by the coding sequence GTGACGCCTCCCCTCCCCTTCTCCGAAGCCGTGCGGCGTGCGGTGCGCGCCATCCCCCGCGGGGAGGTGCGCTCCTACGCGCAGGTGGCCCTCTACGCGGGCAAACCCGGAGCAGCCCGCGGGGTGGGCCGGGAGCTCAAGACGCTGAAGGGCGTGCCCTGGTGGCGTGTCATCCGCTCGGACAGGACGCTGGCGCCCGCGGTGGCGCACGAGCAGGCCCGGCGATTGGCCGCCGAGGGCGTTCAGGTAAAGCAGCAGGGAGAACACTTCCGCGTTCTGGCCTGA
- a CDS encoding carbonic anhydrase → MKKLVQGLLDFQRHSLPAYRSTFARLANGQAPDCLFIACADSRVVPNLFASTNPGDLFVMRNVGNMVPPSDASGLSLSDRSEAAALEFSLLTLPVKDIVVCGHSGCGAMKAILSGYNDQKTPNLSSWLDVGRPALAAFERGGKIGDGLAPYDRLSQYSVLQQMENLKTYPLVRDRLAAGTVRLHGWWFDIGQARVHAYRPSLERFAPIDELEGERMLKEMERSSGAEEASTSAA, encoded by the coding sequence ATGAAGAAGCTCGTTCAGGGTCTCCTCGATTTCCAGCGTCACAGCCTTCCCGCCTACCGCTCCACCTTCGCGCGGCTGGCCAATGGACAGGCTCCCGACTGCCTGTTCATCGCCTGCGCCGACAGCCGCGTGGTGCCCAACCTCTTCGCGTCCACCAACCCAGGTGACCTCTTCGTCATGCGCAACGTGGGCAACATGGTGCCGCCCTCGGACGCCTCGGGCCTGTCCCTGAGCGACCGCTCCGAGGCCGCGGCCCTGGAGTTCTCCCTGCTCACCCTGCCGGTGAAGGACATCGTGGTGTGCGGCCACTCCGGCTGCGGCGCCATGAAGGCCATTCTGTCGGGGTACAACGATCAGAAGACGCCCAACCTCAGCAGCTGGCTGGACGTGGGCCGCCCCGCCCTGGCCGCCTTCGAGCGCGGTGGGAAGATCGGCGATGGGCTGGCCCCGTATGACCGGCTCAGCCAGTACAGCGTGCTGCAGCAGATGGAGAACCTGAAGACCTACCCCCTGGTGCGCGATCGTCTGGCGGCCGGCACCGTGCGGCTGCACGGCTGGTGGTTCGACATCGGCCAGGCGCGGGTGCACGCCTACCGTCCGAGCCTCGAGCGCTTCGCCCCCATCGATGAGCTCGAGGGAGAGCGCATGCTCAAGGAGATGGAGAGGTCGAGCGGCGCGGAAGAGGCGTCCACCTCGGCCGCCTGA